The [Actinobacillus] rossii genome contains a region encoding:
- the hypE gene encoding hydrogenase maturation factor, with amino-acid sequence MNDVITMAHGNGGLLMQKLIEEHFMQAFNNPLLAQGEDQARLPLTSLATQGDRLAFSTDSFVIDPIFFPGGNIGKLAVCGTLNDVVVSGAIPHYLSCGLILEEGFPLSQLQQIIAAMAECATQAGVQIVTGDTKVVPRGVADKIFINTSGIGVIPSTIQWGMQHIQAHDKIIVSGTLGDHGATILNLRENLGIQTDLVSDCAVLTPLIELLRPIHGVKTLRDATRGGVNAVLHEFSYSSGFGMQIYQDNLPVRTEVRGICELLGLDALNFANEGKLVIIVSPDAEQQTLSALHSHPLGKNAAVIGEVIAEQKVRLIGSFGQSRLLDLPITEPLPRIC; translated from the coding sequence ATGAATGATGTGATTACTATGGCGCATGGCAACGGTGGTTTGCTGATGCAAAAATTAATTGAAGAGCATTTTATGCAGGCATTTAATAACCCATTGCTGGCACAAGGTGAAGATCAAGCACGTTTACCCTTAACATCCTTAGCGACGCAAGGTGACCGATTAGCATTCAGTACAGATAGTTTCGTGATCGATCCGATTTTCTTCCCTGGTGGTAACATTGGCAAATTAGCTGTTTGTGGCACACTCAATGATGTTGTGGTCAGTGGAGCAATCCCCCATTACTTGTCTTGTGGTCTTATTTTAGAAGAAGGTTTTCCATTAAGCCAATTGCAACAAATTATCGCTGCAATGGCGGAATGCGCCACACAAGCAGGTGTACAAATCGTTACTGGTGATACAAAAGTTGTCCCTCGTGGTGTGGCAGATAAAATTTTTATCAATACAAGTGGGATCGGCGTTATTCCCTCGACTATTCAATGGGGAATGCAGCATATTCAAGCGCACGATAAAATCATTGTTAGTGGAACCTTGGGCGATCATGGTGCCACAATCTTAAATCTACGTGAAAACTTAGGTATTCAAACTGACTTAGTTAGCGATTGCGCGGTATTGACACCATTAATCGAGTTATTACGTCCGATCCACGGGGTTAAAACGCTACGAGATGCTACAAGAGGTGGCGTTAACGCGGTATTACACGAATTTTCGTACAGTAGCGGTTTCGGTATGCAAATTTATCAAGATAACTTGCCAGTTCGTACAGAAGTCAGAGGTATTTGCGAATTACTCGGGTTGGATGCGCTTAATTTTGCCAATGAGGGGAAACTCGTGATTATCGTCAGCCCTGACGCAGAACAGCAAACCTTATCAGCCTTACATTCCCATCCACTAGGTAAAAATGCGGCGGTGATTGGTGAAGTGATTGCAGAACAAAAAGTGCGTTTAATTGGCTCTTTTGGTCAAAGCCGTCTATTAGATCTCCCGATCACTGAACCCTTACCGCGTATTTGCTAA
- the apxIIID gene encoding RTX-III toxin determinant D — translation MKLWIIGLGEFFQRYRNIWREIWKIRKQLDTPARQKDENEFLPAHLELIETPISKKPRLIAYLIMLFLFLAIVISIISKVEIVASATGKLVFSGHSKEIKPIENALVKDIFVKDGQFVEKGQLLLNLTALGADADKQKTKVSLGLERLDGYRYKSLLYSIEHNRLPLLDFNQADFDSVQEEDKTNARHLITEQFETWQKQKYQKELAYQRKQAEKQTVLANIRKYESASRIEKEKLSDLKKLYDVKSISKHELLAQENRYVEASNELSVYQSHLKEVESDLLKAQEDLKLVTQLFKSDILEKLQQNIQREKQLTLELEKNEQRQLASIIRAPVSGTVQQLKTHTKGGVVTTAETLMVIAPEDDVLEVSALIQNKDIGFVEIGQEAVIKVETFPYTRYGYLYGKVKTITLDAIEHPQLGLVFNSIIEINKKTLTDGDKEIQLGSGMSVIAEIKTGERSVISFLLSPLEESITESLRER, via the coding sequence ATGAAGTTATGGATTATAGGACTTGGGGAATTTTTTCAACGTTATCGTAATATTTGGCGTGAAATATGGAAAATCCGCAAACAATTAGATACCCCAGCAAGACAAAAAGATGAAAACGAATTTTTGCCTGCGCATTTAGAGTTAATTGAGACACCTATTTCAAAAAAGCCACGGCTGATCGCTTATTTGATAATGCTATTTCTATTTTTAGCTATTGTAATTTCCATTATTAGTAAAGTAGAAATTGTTGCTAGTGCTACAGGTAAGTTGGTATTTAGTGGACATAGTAAAGAAATAAAACCTATTGAGAATGCTTTAGTAAAAGACATTTTTGTTAAAGATGGACAATTTGTTGAAAAAGGACAATTATTATTAAATCTCACCGCACTTGGTGCCGATGCAGACAAACAAAAAACTAAAGTATCGTTAGGATTGGAAAGATTAGATGGTTACCGATATAAGTCATTGTTATATAGCATTGAACACAATAGATTACCTTTATTGGATTTTAACCAAGCTGATTTTGATTCTGTTCAGGAAGAAGATAAGACTAACGCACGTCATTTAATTACCGAACAATTTGAGACTTGGCAAAAACAAAAATATCAGAAGGAATTAGCGTATCAACGTAAACAAGCTGAAAAACAAACAGTATTAGCAAATATCCGTAAATATGAAAGCGCTAGTCGTATTGAAAAGGAGAAATTAAGTGATTTAAAAAAATTATATGATGTAAAGTCTATTTCTAAGCATGAGTTGTTAGCACAAGAAAATAGATATGTTGAAGCTAGTAATGAATTGTCTGTTTATCAATCTCATCTCAAAGAAGTAGAAAGTGACTTGCTTAAAGCACAAGAAGATTTAAAGCTTGTTACTCAATTATTTAAGAGTGATATTTTGGAAAAACTACAGCAAAATATACAACGCGAAAAGCAGCTCACTTTAGAACTTGAGAAAAATGAACAACGTCAATTAGCCTCTATCATTAGGGCGCCAGTATCAGGCACAGTCCAACAATTAAAAACTCATACTAAAGGTGGCGTAGTAACTACTGCAGAAACCTTAATGGTCATTGCTCCTGAGGATGACGTGTTGGAAGTAAGTGCTTTAATTCAAAACAAAGATATTGGTTTTGTTGAAATTGGACAGGAAGCAGTTATTAAAGTGGAAACTTTTCCCTACACAAGATATGGTTATCTCTATGGAAAAGTAAAAACTATTACTCTTGATGCTATTGAGCACCCTCAGCTTGGTTTAGTTTTCAATTCTATTATTGAGATTAATAAGAAAACATTAACAGATGGTGATAAAGAAATTCAATTAGGTTCTGGAATGAGCGTTATTGCAGAAATTAAAACAGGAGAACGCAGTGTTATCAGTTTCCTACTCAGTCCATTAGAAGAATCTATTACTGAAAGTCTAAGAGAACGTTAA
- the apxIIIB gene encoding toxin RTX-III translocation ATP-binding protein (RTX-III toxin determinant B), translated as MPFNEKIDYGLHALVILAQYHNVAVNPEEVKHKFDLDGKGLDLVAWLLAAKSLELKAKRVKKSIERLPFIHLPALIWRDDGQHVILTKIDTQTNRYLIFDLEERNPKVLSAAEFHEIFQGDVILITSRASIMGQLAKFDFTWFIPAVIKYRKIFVETIIVSIFLQLFALITPLFFQVVMDKVLVHRGFSTLNVITVALSVVVIFEIVLSGLRTYIFSHSTSRIDVELGAKLFRHLLALPISYFENRRVGDTVARVRELDQIRNFLTGQALTSVLDLLFSFIFFAVMWYYSPKLTIVILLSLPCYIAWSIFISPILRRRLDEKFARNADNQSFLVESVSAIDTIKALAVTPQMTNIWDKQLASYVSADFRVTVLATIGQQGVQLIQKTVMIINLWLGAHLVISGDLSIGQLIAFNMLSGQVIAPVVRLAQLWQDFQQVGISITRLGDVLNSPTENYQGKLSLPEIKGDIAFKHIRFRYKPDAPIILDDVNLSVKQGEVIGIVGRSGSGKSTLTKLLQRFYIPENGQVLIDGHDLALADPNWLRRQIGVVLQDNVLLNRSIRDNIALTDPSMSMERVIYAAKLAGAHDFISELREGYNTIVGEQGAGLSGGQRQRIAIARALVNNPRILIFDEATSALDYESEHIIMQNMQKICRGRTVIIIAHRLSTVKNADRIIVMEKGHIVEQGKHNQLLENENGLYYYLNQLQSN; from the coding sequence ATGCCTTTTAACGAAAAAATAGATTACGGATTACATGCATTGGTAATTCTCGCCCAATATCACAATGTTGCCGTAAACCCTGAAGAGGTAAAACATAAATTTGATCTTGATGGCAAAGGATTGGATCTTGTTGCTTGGTTATTAGCAGCAAAATCATTAGAATTAAAAGCCAAACGAGTAAAAAAGAGTATTGAGCGTTTACCATTTATTCATCTTCCTGCTTTAATCTGGCGAGATGATGGTCAACACGTTATTTTGACGAAAATTGACACCCAAACTAACCGTTACCTTATTTTTGACTTAGAAGAACGAAACCCTAAAGTACTAAGTGCGGCCGAATTTCACGAAATTTTTCAAGGTGATGTGATTCTTATTACTTCACGAGCTTCTATTATGGGGCAATTGGCGAAGTTTGATTTCACTTGGTTTATCCCCGCAGTAATTAAATACCGTAAAATTTTTGTAGAAACTATTATTGTTTCTATTTTTTTGCAGCTTTTTGCACTAATTACTCCTTTATTTTTCCAAGTTGTGATGGATAAAGTTCTTGTCCATCGTGGATTTTCTACACTTAATGTTATCACGGTTGCATTATCTGTAGTGGTCATCTTTGAAATTGTATTAAGCGGTCTACGGACTTATATATTTTCCCATAGCACTAGCCGAATTGATGTAGAACTTGGTGCAAAATTATTTCGTCACTTGTTAGCGTTACCTATTTCTTATTTCGAAAATAGACGTGTAGGTGACACAGTTGCTCGAGTACGAGAATTGGATCAAATACGCAATTTTTTAACAGGTCAGGCACTTACCTCTGTATTAGATCTCTTATTCTCTTTTATTTTCTTTGCAGTGATGTGGTATTACAGCCCAAAACTAACTATTGTGATTTTACTTTCATTACCTTGTTATATCGCATGGTCAATATTTATTAGCCCAATATTACGTCGTCGTCTAGATGAAAAATTTGCTCGTAATGCTGATAATCAATCTTTTTTAGTTGAATCTGTTTCTGCAATAGACACGATCAAGGCTCTTGCTGTAACACCTCAAATGACAAATATTTGGGATAAACAGTTAGCAAGTTATGTATCAGCAGATTTTAGAGTGACAGTATTGGCAACTATTGGACAGCAAGGTGTACAACTTATCCAAAAAACAGTAATGATAATTAATTTATGGTTAGGTGCACATTTAGTAATTTCAGGGGATCTTAGCATTGGACAATTAATTGCTTTTAATATGCTTTCAGGACAAGTTATTGCACCTGTAGTTCGTTTAGCACAATTGTGGCAAGACTTTCAACAAGTAGGAATTTCTATTACACGATTGGGAGATGTCTTAAATTCACCTACAGAAAATTATCAAGGTAAGCTTTCACTACCAGAAATCAAAGGGGATATCGCATTTAAACATATTCGCTTTCGCTATAAGCCCGATGCTCCAATCATTTTAGATGATGTAAATTTATCGGTTAAACAGGGGGAAGTTATTGGGATAGTAGGACGTTCAGGTTCAGGTAAAAGTACTCTCACTAAATTATTACAACGTTTTTATATTCCGGAAAATGGCCAAGTATTGATTGATGGTCACGATCTTGCGCTTGCTGATCCTAATTGGTTACGTCGTCAAATTGGTGTTGTTTTACAAGATAATGTGTTATTAAACCGTAGTATTCGCGATAATATCGCACTCACTGATCCAAGCATGTCTATGGAACGTGTTATCTATGCGGCAAAATTAGCAGGAGCACATGATTTTATTTCTGAATTACGTGAAGGTTACAATACTATTGTAGGAGAGCAAGGTGCAGGCTTATCTGGTGGACAACGTCAACGGATTGCTATTGCACGAGCTTTAGTCAATAACCCTAGGATTTTGATTTTTGATGAGGCGACAAGTGCATTAGATTATGAATCTGAACATATCATTATGCAAAATATGCAAAAAATCTGCCGTGGACGGACAGTAATCATTATTGCCCACCGTCTTTCTACAGTAAAAAATGCGGATCGCATTATTGTTATGGAAAAGGGACATATTGTAGAGCAAGGTAAACATAACCAATTACTGGAAAATGAAAATGGACTCTATTATTACCTCAACCAACTACAATCAAATTAA
- the apxIIIA gene encoding RTX-III toxin determinant A from serotype 8 has protein sequence MSTWSSMLADLKKQAEEAKRQAKKGYDVTKNGLQYGVSQAKLQALAAGKAVQKYGNKLVLVIPKEYDGSVGNGFFDLVKAAEELDIKVKYLEPNELEIAHKSLGTADQFLGLTERGLTLFAPQLDQFLQKHSKISNVVGSSTGDAVSKLAKSQTIISGIQSVLGTVLAGINLNEAIISGGSELELAEAGVSLASELVGNIAKGTTTIDAFTTQIQNFGKLVENAKGLGGVGRQLQNISGSALSKTGLGLDIISSLLSGVTASFALANKNASTSTKVAAGFELSNQVIGGITKAVSSYILAQRLAAGLSTTGPAAALIASSISLAISPLAFLRVADNFNRSKEIGEFAERFKKLGYDGDKLLSEFYHEAGTIDASITTISTALSAIAAGTAAASAGALVGAPITLLVTGITGLISGILEFSKQPMLDHVASKIGNKIDEWEKKYGKNYFENGYDARHKAFLEDSFSLLSSFNKQYETERAVLITQQRWDEYIGELAGITGKGDKLSSGKAYVEYFQEGKLLEKKPDDFSKVVFDPTKGEIDISNSQTSTLLKFVTPLLTPGTESRERTQTGKYEYITKLVVKGKDKWVVNGVKDKGAVYDYTNLIQHAHISSSVARGEEYREVRLVSHLGNGNDKVFLAAGSAEIHAGEGHDVVYYDKTDTGLLVIDGTKATEQGRYSVTRELSGATKILREVIKNQKSSVGKREETLEYRDYELTQSGNSNLKAHDELHSVEEIIGSNQIDEFKGSKFRDIFHGADGDDLLNGNDGDDILYGDKGNDELRGDNGNDQLYGGEGNDKLLGGNGNNYLSGGDGNDELQVLGNGFNVLRGGKGDDKLYGSSGSDLLDGGEGNDYLEGGDGSDFYVYRSTSGNHTIYDQGKSSDLDKLYLSDFSFDRLLVEKVDDNLVLRSNESSHNNGVLTIKDWFKEGNKYNHKIEQIVDKNGRKLTAENLGTYFKNAPKADNLLNYATKEDQNESNLSSLKTELGKIITNAGNFGVAKQGNTGINTAALNNEVNKIISSANTFATSQLGGSGMGILPSTNVNSIMLGSLARAA, from the coding sequence ATGAGTACCTGGTCAAGCATGTTAGCCGACCTAAAGAAACAGGCTGAAGAAGCTAAAAGACAAGCCAAAAAAGGCTACGATGTAACTAAAAATGGTTTGCAATATGGGGTGAGTCAAGCAAAATTACAAGCATTAGCAGCTGGTAAAGCAGTTCAAAAGTACGGTAATAAATTAGTTTTAGTTATTCCAAAAGAGTATGACGGAAGTGTTGGTAACGGTTTCTTTGATTTAGTAAAAGCAGCTGAAGAATTAGATATTAAAGTGAAATACCTCGAGCCTAACGAGCTGGAAATTGCTCACAAAAGTTTAGGTACCGCAGATCAATTCTTGGGTTTAACTGAACGTGGACTTACTTTATTTGCACCGCAACTAGATCAGTTCTTACAAAAACATTCAAAAATTTCTAACGTAGTGGGCAGTTCTACTGGTGATGCAGTAAGTAAACTTGCTAAGAGTCAAACTATTATTTCAGGAATTCAATCTGTATTAGGTACTGTATTAGCAGGTATTAATCTTAATGAAGCTATTATTAGTGGCGGTTCAGAGCTCGAATTAGCTGAAGCTGGTGTTTCTTTAGCCTCTGAGCTTGTTGGTAATATTGCTAAAGGTACAACAACAATAGATGCTTTCACTACACAAATCCAGAACTTTGGGAAATTAGTGGAAAATGCTAAAGGGTTAGGTGGTGTTGGCCGCCAATTACAGAATATTTCAGGTTCTGCATTAAGCAAAACTGGATTAGGTTTGGATATTATCTCAAGCTTACTTTCAGGAGTAACTGCAAGTTTTGCTTTAGCGAATAAGAATGCTTCAACAAGCACTAAAGTTGCTGCTGGCTTTGAACTCTCAAATCAAGTAATTGGTGGTATTACGAAAGCAGTATCAAGCTATATTCTTGCACAGCGTTTAGCTGCTGGTTTATCAACGACAGGTCCTGCTGCAGCACTAATTGCATCTAGTATTTCTTTAGCAATCAGTCCATTGGCGTTTTTACGTGTAGCTGATAATTTTAATCGTTCTAAAGAAATTGGCGAATTTGCTGAACGTTTCAAAAAATTGGGCTATGACGGCGATAAACTACTTTCAGAGTTTTATCACGAAGCTGGTACTATTGATGCCTCAATTACTACAATTAGTACAGCACTTTCTGCTATCGCAGCTGGAACGGCCGCCGCGAGTGCAGGTGCATTAGTTGGCGCGCCAATTACTTTGTTGGTTACTGGTATCACAGGATTAATTTCTGGTATTTTAGAGTTCTCTAAACAACCAATGTTAGATCATGTTGCATCGAAAATTGGTAACAAAATTGACGAATGGGAGAAAAAATACGGTAAAAATTACTTCGAGAATGGCTATGATGCTCGTCATAAAGCTTTCTTAGAAGATTCATTCTCATTATTGTCTAGTTTTAATAAACAATATGAAACTGAAAGAGCTGTTTTAATTACACAACAACGTTGGGATGAATATATTGGCGAACTTGCGGGTATTACTGGCAAAGGTGACAAACTCTCTAGTGGTAAGGCGTATGTAGAGTACTTTCAAGAAGGTAAATTATTAGAGAAAAAACCTGATGACTTTAGCAAAGTAGTTTTCGATCCAACTAAGGGCGAAATTGATATTTCAAATAGCCAAACATCGACGTTGTTAAAATTTGTTACGCCATTATTAACACCAGGTACAGAGTCACGTGAAAGAACTCAAACAGGTAAATATGAATATATCACGAAGTTAGTTGTAAAAGGTAAAGATAAATGGGTTGTTAATGGCGTTAAAGATAAAGGTGCCGTTTATGATTATACTAATTTAATTCAACATGCTCATATTAGTTCATCAGTAGCACGTGGTGAAGAATACCGTGAAGTTCGTTTGGTATCTCATCTAGGCAATGGTAATGACAAAGTGTTCTTAGCTGCGGGTTCCGCAGAAATTCACGCTGGTGAAGGTCATGATGTGGTTTATTATGATAAAACCGATACAGGTCTTTTAGTAATTGATGGAACCAAAGCGACTGAACAAGGGCGTTATTCTGTTACGCGCGAATTGAGTGGTGCTACAAAAATCCTGAGAGAAGTAATAAAAAATCAAAAATCTTCTGTTGGTAAACGTGAAGAAACCTTGGAATATCGTGATTATGAATTAACGCAATCAGGTAATAGTAACCTAAAAGCACATGATGAATTACATTCAGTAGAAGAAATTATTGGAAGTAATCAGATAGATGAGTTTAAAGGTAGTAAATTCAGAGATATTTTCCATGGTGCCGATGGTGATGATCTATTAAATGGTAATGATGGAGACGATATTCTATACGGTGATAAAGGTAACGATGAGTTAAGAGGTGATAATGGTAACGACCAACTTTATGGTGGTGAAGGTAATGACAAACTATTAGGGGGGAATGGCAATAATTACCTTAGTGGTGGTGATGGCAATGATGAGCTTCAAGTATTAGGCAATGGTTTTAATGTGCTTCGTGGCGGTAAAGGCGATGATAAACTTTATGGTAGCTCAGGTTCTGATTTACTTGATGGTGGAGAAGGTAATGATTATCTAGAAGGAGGCGATGGTAGCGATTTTTATGTTTATCGTTCCACTTCAGGTAATCATACTATTTATGATCAAGGTAAATCTAGTGATTTAGATAAACTATATTTGTCTGATTTTTCCTTCGATCGTCTTCTTGTTGAGAAAGTTGATGATAACCTTGTACTTAGAAGTAATGAAAGTAGTCATAATAATGGAGTACTCACAATCAAAGACTGGTTTAAAGAAGGGAATAAATATAACCATAAAATTGAACAAATTGTTGATAAAAATGGTAGAAAATTGACAGCAGAGAATTTAGGAACTTATTTCAAAAATGCTCCAAAAGCTGACAATTTGCTTAATTATGCAACTAAAGAAGATCAGAATGAAAGCAATTTATCTTCACTTAAAACTGAATTAGGTAAAATTATTACTAATGCAGGTAATTTTGGTGTGGCAAAACAAGGTAATACTGGAATCAATACAGCTGCCTTGAACAATGAAGTGAATAAAATCATTTCTTCTGCTAATACCTTTGCTACTTCACAATTGGGTGGCTCAGGGATGGGAATATTACCATCAACGAATGTAAATTCAATAATGCTAGGTAGCCTAGCTAGAGCAGCTTAA
- the apxIIIC gene encoding hemolysin-activating lysine-acyltransferase HlyC translates to MSYKNVKNLTDDFTTLGHIAWLWANSPLHKEWSISLFTKNILPAIQHDQYILLMRDEFPVAFCSWANLTLTNEVKYVRDVTSLTFEDWNSGERKWLIDWIAPFGDNNTLYRYMRKKFPNEVFRAIRVYPGSTEAKIIHVQGGQINKFTAKKLIQQYQEELIQVLNNHKNL, encoded by the coding sequence ATGAGTTATAAAAATGTTAAAAATTTAACAGATGATTTTACAACTTTAGGGCATATCGCTTGGTTGTGGGCTAATTCTCCGTTACATAAGGAGTGGTCTATCTCTTTGTTTACTAAGAATATTTTGCCAGCCATTCAACATGATCAATATATTTTACTTATGCGAGATGAGTTCCCTGTAGCGTTTTGTAGTTGGGCAAATTTAACGTTAACTAATGAAGTGAAGTATGTACGTGATGTGACGTCATTGACTTTTGAAGATTGGAATTCAGGAGAACGAAAATGGTTGATCGACTGGATTGCGCCATTTGGGGATAACAATACGCTTTATAGATATATGCGTAAAAAATTTCCTAATGAAGTATTCCGGGCCATTCGAGTATATCCCGGTTCTACAGAAGCGAAAATCATTCATGTTCAAGGAGGACAAATAAATAAATTTACAGCTAAAAAATTAATACAACAATATCAGGAAGAACTTATTCAAGTTCTTAACAATCACAAAAATTTGTAA
- the hypF gene encoding hydrogenase maturation factor — MKTAHFYGIEIRVKGKVQGVGFRPFVWQLAKQYHLCGDVNNDGQGVLIRILFESKTKQKPTALSTFLTDLQNKLPPLAQITDLHTRETEWDNILDPHKFVIRESENNQMDTQIIPDAATCPACIADLFDSTNRRFRYPFTNCTHCGPRFTIIRAMPYDRKNTSMSEFPFCIDCEREYKNPADRRFHAQPNACPTCGPKIWLSDGKQQMAQNYTALLTAIEKLQQGKIVAVKGLGGFHLACDATRAPIIHLLRQRKNRPSKPFAVMVPDLTWLQELTEEEKTQLQSSAAPIVLLAKHKTKQIHDAVAPQLNEIGVMLPSNPLQHLLMKEISKPLVMTSANQSGLPPVLDNDDAFSQLAGLADYCLLHNRDILQRADDSVIRIAFDGMETLRRARGYVPNETELQLTHSKNILALGADLKNTFCLLRGNHAVVTQHLGDMQNEQIQQQLMHNIALFEQIYQFKPDVIAVDAHQGYFTHQLGKKLAERYQVPCIEVLHHHAHIMSVLAEHHRVEDAVIGLALDGIGMGENHQFWGGECLFVTKDKVQHLGGLPAVALAGGDTAAKQPWRNLLAHCLAFVPNWQDYKATQFIQTQNWQPLAKAIANQLNSPLISSAGRLFDAAACALGIASECLTWEGEAACQLETIAWQYEKARVEKSAVENQDIFMPLQQDGTLDLAYFWQRWLPLDVPITEKAWIFHRALAQGLADLARKQAQQYQVKTIVLSGGVWHNQLLRTLIRQELTEFEILTAHQFPQGDGGIALGQAVLAGFAATR, encoded by the coding sequence ATGAAAACAGCGCATTTTTATGGAATTGAGATCCGCGTTAAAGGAAAAGTACAAGGTGTGGGTTTCCGTCCTTTTGTATGGCAACTTGCCAAGCAATATCATTTATGTGGTGATGTGAATAATGATGGTCAGGGCGTATTAATTCGTATTTTATTTGAATCAAAAACCAAGCAAAAACCGACCGCACTTTCTACCTTCTTAACGGACTTACAGAATAAATTACCGCCATTAGCACAGATTACCGATTTACATACTCGAGAGACAGAATGGGATAACATTTTAGATCCTCATAAATTTGTAATCCGTGAAAGTGAAAATAATCAAATGGACACACAAATTATTCCAGATGCAGCCACTTGTCCCGCTTGTATTGCAGACTTATTTGATTCAACTAATCGCCGTTTTCGCTATCCGTTTACTAATTGTACCCATTGTGGCCCGCGTTTTACCATTATTCGTGCGATGCCTTATGACCGTAAAAATACGTCTATGAGTGAATTCCCATTTTGTATTGATTGCGAACGGGAATATAAAAATCCTGCTGATCGTCGTTTTCATGCCCAACCAAACGCTTGCCCAACTTGTGGACCTAAAATTTGGTTGAGTGATGGTAAACAACAAATGGCGCAAAATTATACCGCACTATTAACCGCCATAGAGAAATTACAGCAAGGAAAAATCGTCGCCGTGAAAGGTTTAGGCGGTTTTCATTTAGCTTGCGATGCAACAAGAGCGCCAATCATTCATTTGTTACGCCAGCGTAAAAATCGACCGAGTAAACCTTTTGCTGTTATGGTGCCAGATCTCACTTGGTTGCAAGAGTTAACTGAAGAAGAAAAAACACAACTACAAAGTAGTGCCGCGCCGATTGTGTTATTGGCAAAACACAAAACTAAACAAATTCATGATGCTGTGGCACCCCAATTAAATGAGATTGGCGTGATGTTACCGAGTAATCCACTGCAACATCTGTTAATGAAAGAGATAAGTAAGCCTTTAGTGATGACCAGTGCAAACCAGAGCGGATTGCCGCCAGTGCTGGATAACGATGATGCATTTTCTCAGTTGGCAGGTTTAGCCGATTATTGTTTGTTACATAATCGAGATATTTTACAGCGCGCAGATGATTCTGTTATTCGTATTGCGTTTGACGGTATGGAAACTTTGCGTCGTGCGCGTGGCTATGTGCCAAATGAAACGGAATTACAGTTAACTCATTCTAAAAATATTCTTGCTTTAGGCGCAGATTTAAAAAACACTTTTTGTTTATTACGAGGCAATCATGCGGTCGTCACTCAACATTTAGGTGATATGCAAAATGAGCAAATCCAACAACAATTAATGCATAATATTGCGTTATTCGAGCAGATTTATCAATTTAAGCCTGATGTTATTGCCGTTGATGCACACCAAGGTTATTTTACTCATCAACTCGGTAAAAAGCTGGCAGAGCGGTATCAAGTTCCCTGTATTGAAGTCTTACATCATCATGCTCACATTATGAGTGTATTAGCCGAACATCACCGAGTGGAAGATGCCGTGATCGGTTTAGCTTTAGATGGTATAGGCATGGGAGAAAATCATCAGTTTTGGGGTGGAGAATGTTTGTTCGTCACGAAGGATAAAGTGCAACATTTGGGCGGGCTACCTGCTGTGGCGCTTGCTGGTGGTGATACTGCTGCAAAGCAACCTTGGCGTAATTTATTGGCTCATTGTTTGGCCTTTGTACCGAACTGGCAAGATTATAAAGCGACTCAATTTATTCAAACGCAAAATTGGCAGCCTTTAGCAAAAGCTATTGCAAATCAATTAAACTCACCTTTGATTTCTTCCGCAGGACGTTTGTTTGATGCGGCAGCTTGTGCTTTAGGTATTGCTTCTGAATGTTTAACATGGGAAGGCGAAGCTGCCTGTCAGTTGGAAACAATAGCATGGCAGTATGAAAAAGCGAGAGTAGAGAAAAGTGCGGTTGAAAATCAAGATATTTTTATGCCATTACAACAAGATGGCACTCTTGACTTAGCCTACTTTTGGCAGCGATGGTTGCCTTTAGACGTCCCAATCACAGAAAAAGCATGGATTTTTCACCGCGCTTTGGCACAAGGTTTAGCGGATTTAGCACGGAAACAAGCGCAACAATATCAAGTGAAAACGATAGTGTTATCGGGCGGTGTTTGGCATAACCAATTATTACGTACGCTGATTCGACAAGAACTCACAGAGTTTGAGATTTTAACCGCACATCAATTCCCACAAGGTGACGGCGGTATTGCATTAGGGCAAGCTGTGCTTGCAGGATTCGCGGCGACAAGATAA